The Maylandia zebra isolate NMK-2024a linkage group LG7, Mzebra_GT3a, whole genome shotgun sequence genome contains a region encoding:
- the LOC101465891 gene encoding dynein axonemal intermediate chain 4 isoform X5 → MKKNSGCSSITSLTKTSSGSGLCQGTLTGNGYNQKENPEEQKRRNKDLIGKVRVVDADGNDVTPRPLVCPVPGFQKSLDELFSSIPKLSRSHTMCPTQDSLNAEIEDIFLGPTHPPPQLLKKGDDAEQHAREKMVGECDYISLTETKTITFLDIPPTITSVVDDDAEAAIQRNLSYAELCKSRTCSDKYIDRSMQTLNGALKNKLIQSEKTGTAGKGKTSMVATNWDIYDSFYKQNETFEGDEADHEEKSVSSKSNTTYIDRTISSLSEMEICGSILNPEPEPKKEILLPELLTNISRFMERTVVLNAFQAKLAAYRQPPISEGSDSMMKHGKHSEESLDPTLELLWAFTCQRTRGYCITSMAWNRHNPDILAVGYADFDSRCLKPGLICCWTIKNIMWPERVFDCHSSVTSLDFSTNDQLAVGMYDGTVAIYNICIQDSSVACVASSSKSSRRHLHPVWQVTWTPQRLSLEDVLVSVSSDGRIAKWSISSHNLDCTDLMWFRSNKECKEAAENLKKKKMVLSKPTAVCVDFHPMDFGIYLVGTQEGLIHKSSFSEGHSFLATYKKHIGSVNHIEWSPFSPDVFLSCSRDETVQMWKQGRPVMTFKSIHQGPVFFVKWSPNCSTLFGVVKEDQVELWDLILSILFPTIVHHAEPGVRLTSLLFARGTDCVLVGDSKGQVTVYKLRNFRVCKSTQVDTLDEIIQHATSRYF, encoded by the exons atgaagaaaaatagTGGTTGTTCTAGTAT AACTTCTCTAACAAAGACATCCTCAGGATCAGGACTTTGTCAAGGCACTTTAACAGGCAATGGTTATAACCAAAAAGAAAACCCTGAGGAACAGAAAAGGAGAAATAAAGATCTTATTGGAAAAGTTCGG GTGGTGGATGCTGATGGCAATGATGTCACTCCCCGCCCCCTGGTTTGCCCAGTGCCAGGTTTCCAAAAGTCTCTGGATGAACTCTTTTCCAGCATCCCTAAACTTTCCAGAAG CCATACCATGTGTCCTACCCAAGACTCATTGAATGCGGAGATTGAGGATATTTTTCTTGGACCGACACATCCACCTCCAC AGTTGTTGAAAAAAGGAGATGATGCAGAACAGCATGCAAGGGAGAAGATGGTGGGTGAATGTGATTACATCTCGCTTACTGAAACCAAAACCATTACGTTCCTGGACATACCCCCCACCATAACCTCAGTGGTCGATGATGACGCAGAAGCAGCAAT ACAGAGAAACCTCAGCTATGCTGAGCTTTGCAAGAGCAGAACGTGTAGTGATAAGTACATCGACAGATCGATGCAGACATTAAACGGAGCCCTTAAAAACAAACTGATCCAGAGTGAGAAGACTGGTACTGCTGGAAAGGGTAAGACGA GTATGGTGGCTACAAACTGGGACATTTATGACTCTTTTTACAAGCAAAATGAAACGTTTGAAGGTGATGAAGCTGATCACGAGGAGAAATCAGTGAGCAGCAAGAGCAACACCACTTACATAG ACAGAACCATCAGCTCGCTGTCAGAAATGGAAATTTGTGGAAGCATTTTAAATCCTGAGCCAGAACCAAAGAAAGAAATTCTTCTGCCAGAGTTATTAACAAACATCTCACGTTTTATGGAAAGGACGGTTGTATTGAACGCCTTTCAGGCCAAGTTAGCTGCTTATAGACAGCCGCCAATATCTGAAG GCTCTGACAGCATGATGAAGCATGGAAAACACAGTGAGGAGAGTTTAGATCCTACTCTGGAACTTCTCTGGGCATTCACTTGTCAGCGCACCAGAGGATACTGCATTACCAGCATGGCCTGGAACAGGCACAACCcg GATATCCTGGCAGTAGGATATGCAGACTTTGACTCCAGGTGCCTGAAACCAGGTCTGATCTGCTGCTGGACCATCAAAAACATCATG TGGCCAGAACGTGTCTTTGACTGTCACAGCAGTGTGACATCCCTGGATTTCTCAACTAACGACCAGCTTGCCGTGGGAATGTATGACGGCACTGTAGCTATTTACAACATCTGTATTCAAGACAGCAGTGTTGCATGTGTTGCTAGCAGCAG TAAATCCTCCAGGAGGCATCTTCACCCAGTGTGGCAGGTCACCTGGACTCCACAAAGGTTATCACTGGAAGATGTTCTCGTATCAGTGTCATCAGATGGCAGGATTGCCAAGTGGTCAATCAGCAGCCATAATCTTGACTGCACAG ACCTGATGTGGTTTAGGAGCAATAAAGAGTGTAAGGAGGCTGCAGAGaacctgaagaagaaaaaaatggtgCTGTCCAAACCTACTGCTGTTTGTGTTGACTTCCATCCAATG GACTTTGGTATTTATCTGGTTGGCACACAGGAGGGCCTTATCCACAAGTCTTCCTTTTCTGAAGGTCACAGCTTTCTGGCCACTTACAAAAAGCACATT GGATCTGTGAACCACATTGAATGGTCACCATTCAGCCCCGATGTGTTTTTGAGCTGCTCCCGTGACGAGACTGTCCAGATGTGGAAGCAGGGCCGCCCTGTGATGACGTTCAAGTCCATTCACCAAGGCCCCGTGTTCTTTGTTAAGTGGTCCCCAAACTGCTCCACGTTGTTTGGAGTAGTTAAGGAAGACCAGGTGGAGCTCTGGGACCTGATTTTGAGCAT CCTGTTTCCAACCATTGTGCACCATGCTGAGCCTGGTGTGAGGCTGACATCCTTGCTGTTTGCCAGAGGGACAGACTGTGTCCTTGTAGGGGACAGTAAAGGTCAAGTGACAGTCTACAAGCTCAGGAACTTCAGAGTGTGCAAAAGCACGCAG gtggacACTCTGGATGAAATCATCCAACATGCCACTTCCAGATATTTCTAA
- the LOC101465891 gene encoding dynein axonemal intermediate chain 4 isoform X6 has protein sequence MCPTQDSLNAEIEDIFLGPTHPPPQLLKKGDDAEQHAREKMVGECDYISLTETKTITFLDIPPTITSVVDDDAEAAIQRNLSYAELCKSRTCSDKYIDRSMQTLNGALKNKLIQSEKTGTAGKGKTSMVATNWDIYDSFYKQNETFEGDEADHEEKSVSSKSNTTYIDRTISSLSEMEICGSILNPEPEPKKEILLPELLTNISRFMERTVVLNAFQAKLAAYRQPPISEGSDSMMKHGKHSEESLDPTLELLWAFTCQRTRGYCITSMAWNRHNPDILAVGYADFDSRCLKPGLICCWTIKNIMWPERVFDCHSSVTSLDFSTNDQLAVGMYDGTVAIYNICIQDSSVACVASSSKSSRRHLHPVWQVTWTPQRLSLEDVLVSVSSDGRIAKWSISSHNLDCTDLMWFRSNKECKEAAENLKKKKMVLSKPTAVCVDFHPMDFGIYLVGTQEGLIHKSSFSEGHSFLATYKKHIGSVNHIEWSPFSPDVFLSCSRDETVQMWKQGRPVMTFKSIHQGPVFFVKWSPNCSTLFGVVKEDQVELWDLILSILFPTIVHHAEPGVRLTSLLFARGTDCVLVGDSKGQVTVYKLRNFRVCKSTQVDTLDEIIQHATSRYF, from the exons ATGTGTCCTACCCAAGACTCATTGAATGCGGAGATTGAGGATATTTTTCTTGGACCGACACATCCACCTCCAC AGTTGTTGAAAAAAGGAGATGATGCAGAACAGCATGCAAGGGAGAAGATGGTGGGTGAATGTGATTACATCTCGCTTACTGAAACCAAAACCATTACGTTCCTGGACATACCCCCCACCATAACCTCAGTGGTCGATGATGACGCAGAAGCAGCAAT ACAGAGAAACCTCAGCTATGCTGAGCTTTGCAAGAGCAGAACGTGTAGTGATAAGTACATCGACAGATCGATGCAGACATTAAACGGAGCCCTTAAAAACAAACTGATCCAGAGTGAGAAGACTGGTACTGCTGGAAAGGGTAAGACGA GTATGGTGGCTACAAACTGGGACATTTATGACTCTTTTTACAAGCAAAATGAAACGTTTGAAGGTGATGAAGCTGATCACGAGGAGAAATCAGTGAGCAGCAAGAGCAACACCACTTACATAG ACAGAACCATCAGCTCGCTGTCAGAAATGGAAATTTGTGGAAGCATTTTAAATCCTGAGCCAGAACCAAAGAAAGAAATTCTTCTGCCAGAGTTATTAACAAACATCTCACGTTTTATGGAAAGGACGGTTGTATTGAACGCCTTTCAGGCCAAGTTAGCTGCTTATAGACAGCCGCCAATATCTGAAG GCTCTGACAGCATGATGAAGCATGGAAAACACAGTGAGGAGAGTTTAGATCCTACTCTGGAACTTCTCTGGGCATTCACTTGTCAGCGCACCAGAGGATACTGCATTACCAGCATGGCCTGGAACAGGCACAACCcg GATATCCTGGCAGTAGGATATGCAGACTTTGACTCCAGGTGCCTGAAACCAGGTCTGATCTGCTGCTGGACCATCAAAAACATCATG TGGCCAGAACGTGTCTTTGACTGTCACAGCAGTGTGACATCCCTGGATTTCTCAACTAACGACCAGCTTGCCGTGGGAATGTATGACGGCACTGTAGCTATTTACAACATCTGTATTCAAGACAGCAGTGTTGCATGTGTTGCTAGCAGCAG TAAATCCTCCAGGAGGCATCTTCACCCAGTGTGGCAGGTCACCTGGACTCCACAAAGGTTATCACTGGAAGATGTTCTCGTATCAGTGTCATCAGATGGCAGGATTGCCAAGTGGTCAATCAGCAGCCATAATCTTGACTGCACAG ACCTGATGTGGTTTAGGAGCAATAAAGAGTGTAAGGAGGCTGCAGAGaacctgaagaagaaaaaaatggtgCTGTCCAAACCTACTGCTGTTTGTGTTGACTTCCATCCAATG GACTTTGGTATTTATCTGGTTGGCACACAGGAGGGCCTTATCCACAAGTCTTCCTTTTCTGAAGGTCACAGCTTTCTGGCCACTTACAAAAAGCACATT GGATCTGTGAACCACATTGAATGGTCACCATTCAGCCCCGATGTGTTTTTGAGCTGCTCCCGTGACGAGACTGTCCAGATGTGGAAGCAGGGCCGCCCTGTGATGACGTTCAAGTCCATTCACCAAGGCCCCGTGTTCTTTGTTAAGTGGTCCCCAAACTGCTCCACGTTGTTTGGAGTAGTTAAGGAAGACCAGGTGGAGCTCTGGGACCTGATTTTGAGCAT CCTGTTTCCAACCATTGTGCACCATGCTGAGCCTGGTGTGAGGCTGACATCCTTGCTGTTTGCCAGAGGGACAGACTGTGTCCTTGTAGGGGACAGTAAAGGTCAAGTGACAGTCTACAAGCTCAGGAACTTCAGAGTGTGCAAAAGCACGCAG gtggacACTCTGGATGAAATCATCCAACATGCCACTTCCAGATATTTCTAA